In the genome of bacterium SCSIO 12827, the window AACATCATCGTTGAAACCCGCGGCGCCGTCGGGCTGATCACCCTCAACCGGCCGAAGGCGCTGAACGCGCTGAACAAGGCCCTGGTCGCCGAGATGCGCGACGCCCTCGACGTGTTCGAGGCCGATGACGCGATCGGCGCAATCGTCGTCACCGGATCGGAAAAAGCCTTCGCCGCTGGCGCCGACATTAAGGAGATGCAGGGCCAAAGCTGGATGGACGCCTATAAAAGCGACTTCATCACCAAGGATTGGGAACGCATCGCCTCCTGCCGCAAGCCGGTGATCGCCGCCGTGGCGGGTTATGCGCTCGGCGGCGGTTGCGAGGTCGCCATGATGTGCGATCTGATCATCGCCGGCGACAATGCGAAATTCGGGCAGCCGGAAATCACCATCGGCACCATTCCAGGCGCCGGCGGCACGCAGCGTCTGACCCGCGCCGTGGGCAAGGCCAAGGCCATGGAAATGTGCCTGACCGGGCGGATGATGGATGCGGAAGAGGCGGAACGGTCGGGGCTGGTCGCGCGCATCGTGCCCGCGGCTGATCTGGTCGAGGACGCGGTCAAGACGGCGCAGGCCATCGCCGGCATGTCGCGGCCGCTTGCCATGCTGGCCAAGGAAGCCGTCAACCGCGCGTTCGAGACGACCCTGTCCGAAGGGGTGCGGTTCGAACGACGCATGTT includes:
- a CDS encoding enoyl-CoA hydratase, translating into MAYENIIVETRGAVGLITLNRPKALNALNKALVAEMRDALDVFEADDAIGAIVVTGSEKAFAAGADIKEMQGQSWMDAYKSDFITKDWERIASCRKPVIAAVAGYALGGGCEVAMMCDLIIAGDNAKFGQPEITIGTIPGAGGTQRLTRAVGKAKAMEMCLTGRMMDAEEAERSGLVARIVPAADLVEDAVKTAQAIAGMSRPLAMLAKEAVNRAFETTLSEGVRFERRMFHATFGTEDQKEGMAAFADKRKPEFKNR